The following nucleotide sequence is from Streptomyces sp. HUAS CB01.
GTCGGCTCGCCGTTCGACTACCCGAAGCAGGGCATCCTCTATGTGGCGAAGCATCTGTCCCGCCCGGTGCGGGACGGTGGCCGTGAGGACATGCTGGACGAGCTCACCGAGCTGATCAAGGCTGCCGGAGGCCGCACGCTCGGCCTGTTCTCCTCCATGCGGGCGGCCCAGCTCGCCGCCGAGGAGCTGCGATCCCGGATTCCCGAGGTCCCGATCCTGCTGCAGGGTGAGGAGACGCTCGGGGAACTGATCAAGAACTTCGCGGCCGACCCCGAGACCTGTCTGTTCGGCACGCTCTCCCTCTGGCAGGGGGTCGATGTCCCCGGGCCGAGCTGCCAGCTGGTGGTGATGGACAAGATCCCGTTCCCGCGCCCGGACGATCCCCTGATGAGCGCGCGCCAGAAGGCGGTGGAAGACGCGGGTGGGAACGGCTTCATGGCGGTGGCGGCGACCCATGCGGCGCTGCTGATGGCTCAGGGCGCCGGCCGGCTGGTACGGGCGACGGGAGATCGCGGCGTGGTCGCCGTGCTCGACCAGCGGCTCGCCACGGCGCGGTACGGCAGCTATCTGAAGGCGTCACTGCCCGATTTCTGGTACACCACGGACCGTCATCAGGTGCGCCGTTCCCTTGCCGCGATCGACGCTGCGGCGAAGGCCGAGGGGAAGTAGGCCTCCCCGAGCGCCGGGGCCGTCCTCGGGGTGGTTCCGCCGTGCCCTGCGAGAGGCGGGGCATCGGAGGGTGCGAACCATGGGGCCGCAGGACGGTGCGAGCCACCGCGGACACATCAGGGCCCCGGGACCGGCGCAGTGGGTCCCGGGGCCCGGTCAGAGCCGACGGAGTGTGCTCACACCCGCCGAAGCACCGCCACCACCTTGCCGAGGATCGTCGCCTCGTCGCCGGGGATCGGCTGATAGGCGGCGTTGTGCGGGAGGAGCCATACATGGCCGTCCTCGCGCTTGAAGCGCTTGACGGTGGCCTCGCCGTCCAGCATCGCCGCGACGATGTCGCCGTTCTCGGCGACCGGCTGACGGCGGACGGTGACCCAGTCGCCGTCACAGATCGCGGCCTCGATCATCGAGTCACCGACGACCTTCAGGACGAACAGCTCTCCGTCGCCGACCAGCTGCCGGGGGAGGGGGAAGACGTCCTCGACCGACTCCTCGGCGAGGATGGGGCCACCGGCGGCGATCCGGCCGACGAGCGGCACGTACGAGGCCGCGGGCTTGCCCGTCGTGTCCGTGGGCTGTGTGGTCGGCTGGTCGGAGCCGCGCACCTCGTACGCCCGGGGGCGGTGCGGGTCGCGGCGGAGGAAGCCCTTCCGCTCCAGGGCCATGAGCTGGTGGGCGACCGACGACGTGCTGGAGAGGCCCACCGCCTGGCCGATCTCGCGCATCGACGGCGGGTACCCACGGCGCTGCACCGAGTCGCGGATGACCTCGATGACCCTGCGCTGGCGGTCCGTGAGACCGGAGCTGTCCGCGCGGATCCCCGGAGGTCGACCGGGCAGCGAACGAGCGGGGCGCGCGGGCTCTGCGCCCTCCGGGGTCGTGGCTGCGTCATTCATGGCATGCACCGGCTCGAATCGGTTCTGGGAGCGGTCCTGGGCAGTGATGGTGGCACTGTCAGCGGTGGTGGTCACGTCGGCCCCTCTCGAGATGGTCTCCCTAGCTGGACAACGGTAGTTGCTTTCGAAAGGTTGCGCCAAACACACGTTCGAGTGAAAAAACGCAGATCACCTTACGCTCGCAGATGAGTGGGTGTATAGGGGGCTGCGATCACGCTGCCGGTTCAGGTCGTCACAGTAACCCTCGCGGCCGGGCGCACGGCCCCGGGGGTGTCCGTCCCCAGTCTGTCATCCGGGGCGCCGGAAAGGGGTGACCGCGGGCCCCGGAATCGGATGCGCCGGGCGTCTCCCGTACCCTCGTGGCCGGCGCCGGGGGCGTCGGCGGAACCCCGGGCGCGCACCCGCGCCGTGCGACACGCGCCGGGGCGGGATTGGCGCCGAAACCCCAGATCTAGTGGTTGGATTGTCCCGGCCACCCAGAAGTTGTGGTCCCGGGTCCATCAAGACCGCGGCGATCGCCTATGCTTGTGGCTGCTTCGAGGGGGCTGATGCGCCCCTGCGGGGCTGTTCAGTCGTGCTGCGAAGGAGGGTTGGGAACCATGCACTGCCCCTTCTGCAGGCACCCTGACAGTCGTGTCGTCGACAGTCGGACCACCGACGACGGCACGTCGATCCGACGCCGCCGCCAGTGCCCCGACTGCTCCCGTCGTTTCACGACGGTCGAGACGGCGTCGCTGATGGTGATCAAGCGCAGCGGGGTGACCGAGCCCTTCAGCCGCAACAAGGTCATCTCCGGCGTGCGCAAGGCGTGCCAGGGGCGGCCCGTCACCGAGGACGCCCTCGCCCAGCTCGGCCAGCGGGTCGAGGAGGCGGTGCGCGCCACCGGCAGCGCCGAGCTGACCACCCACGACGTGGGTCTGGCCATACTCGGCCCCTTGCAGGAGCTCGACCTCGTCGCGTACCTGCGCTTCGCATCCGTGTACCGAGCGTTCGACTCGCTCGAGGACTTCGAGGCCGCCATCGCGGAGCTCCGTGAGCAGCGGCCACCCGCAGAGGAGAGCGGGCCCGGGGGGACCCACGAGGTCCCCGAGCCCGCCAGAGCCGCCGACTGATCGACCGGCCCGCAGGTGCGGGCGGAGATCGGCCGCAGAGCGGCTGAGGAGACCCGTCACGGGCACGGCGCACGGCGCTGCGCCCGTGGCATCAGACAGAGACTGTGCCAAGGGAAGATCTGGGCACTTCAGGGCGTTTTCGCCCGTATATGGGAGGCGGCATGACAGAGACGACGAGCGGCCCGGCACGAGGCTCCCGAGCCAAGGGATCCAAGGCTGCCGCGGCCCGGCAGGGCCTGCGTGTCGAGCGCGTCCACACCACCCCCGGCGTGCACCCGTACGACGAGGTGGCCTGGGAGCGCCGTGACGTCGTCATGACCAACTGGCGCGACGGCTCGGTCAACTTCGAGCAGCGTGGCGTCGAGTTCCCCGACTTCTGGTCGGTGAACGCGGTCAACATCGTCACCAGCAAGTACTTCCGCGGGGCGGTCGGCACCCCGCAGCGCGAGGTGAGCCTGAAGCAGCTCATCGACCGCATCGTGAAGACGTACCGCAAGGCCGGCGAGGACCACGCGTACTTCGCCTCGCCCGCCGATGCGGAGATCTTCGAGCACGAGCTGGCGTACGCCCTCCTGCACCAGATCTTCAGCTTCAACTCGCCGGTGTGGTTCAACGTCGGCACGCCCCAGCCGCAGCAGGTCTCCGCCTGCTTCATCCTGTCCGTCGACGACTCCATGGAGTCGATCCTCGACTGGTACAAGGAAGAGGGCATGATCTTCAAGGGCGGTTCCGGCGCCGGCCTGAACCTCTCCCGGATCCGCTCCTCCAAGGAACTGCTGTCCTCGGGCGGCAACGCCTCCGGACCGGTCTCCTTCATGCGCGGTGCCGACGCCTCCGCCGGAACGATCAAGTCCGGTGGCGCCACCCGGCGGGCCGCCAAGATGGTCATCCTCGACGTCGACCACCCCGACGTCGAGGACTTCATCGAGACCAAGGTCAAGGAGGAGGAGAAGATCCGCGCGCTGCGCGACGCGGGCTTCGACATGGACCTGGGCGGCGACGACATCACGTCCGTCCAGTACCAGAACGCCAACAACTCCGTCCGCGTGAACGACGAGTTCATGAAGGCCGTCGAGGCCGGCGGGAAGTTCGGCCTGCGCGCCCGCATGACCGGCGAGGTCATCGAGGAGGTCGACGCGAAGTCGCTCTTCCGCAAGATGGCCCAGGCCGCGTGGGCCTGCGCCGACCCGGGCATCCAGTACGACGACACCATCAACCACTGGCACACCTGCCCCGAGTCCGGCCGGATCAACGGCTCGAACCCGTGCAGCGAGTACATGCACCTGGACAACACGTCCTGCAACCTGGCCTCGCTGAACCTGATGAAGTTCCTGAAGGACGACGGCAAGGGCCACCAGTCCTTCGACGTCGACCGCTTCCAGAAGGTCGTCGAGCTCGTCATCACGGCGATGGACATCTCCATCTGCTTCGCCGACTTCCCGACCCAGAAGATCGGCGAGAACACCCGGGCCTTCCGCCAGCTCGGCATCGGCTACGCCAACCTGGGCGCCCTGCTGATGGCGACCGGCCACGCGTACGACTCCGACGGCGGCCGCGCCCTGGCCGGTGCCATCACGTCGCTGATGACGGGCACCTCCTACCGGCGCTCCGCCGAGCTCGCCGCGGTCGTCGGCCCGTACGAGGGCTACGCCCGCAACGCCGAGCCGCACCAGCGGGTGATGAAGCAGCACGCCGACGCCAACGGCGCGGCCGTCCGCATGGACGACCTGGACACCCCCGTCTGGGCCGCGGCCACCGAGGCCTGGCAGGACGTGATCCGCCTCGGCGCGAAGAACGGTTTCCGCAACGCGCAGGCCTCCGTCATCGCCCCGACCGGCACCATCGGTCTCGCGATGTCCTGCGACACCACCGGCCTGGAGCCCGACCTCGCGCTGGTCAAGTTCAAGAAGCTGGTCGGCGGCGGCTCGATGCAGATCGTCAACGGCACCGTGCCGCAGGCCCTGCGCCGGCTCGGCTACCAGGAAGAGCAGATCGAGGCGATCGTCGCCCACATCTCCGAGCACGGCAACGTGATCGACGCCCCGGGCCTGAAGACCGAGCACTACGAGGTCTTCGACTGCGCGATGGGTGAGCGTGCCATCTCCCCGATGGGCCACGTCCGCATGATGGCCGCGATCCAGCCGTGGATCTCCGGCGCCCTGTCCAAGACGGTCAACATGCCGGAGTCGGCGACCGTCGAGGAGGTCGAGGAGATCTACTTCGAGGCCTGGAAGATGGGCGTCAAGGCCCTCGCGATCTACCGCGACAACTGCAAGGTCGGTCAGCCGCTCTCCGCCAAGAAGAAGGAGGAGAAGAAGGCCGAGATCACCGAGAAGGCCGAGGAGACCATCCGCAGCGCGGTCGAGAAGGTGGTCGAGTACCGTCCGGTCCGCAAGCGCCTCCCGAAGGGCCGGCCCGGCATCACGACCTCCTTCACGGTCGGCGGCGCCGAGGGCTACATGACCGCCAACTCCTACCCGGACGACGGTCTCGGCGAGGTCTTCCTGAAGATGTCGAAGCAGGGCTCCACCCTCGCGGGCATGATGGACGCCTTCTCGATCGCCGTCTCGGTCGGTCTGCAGTACGGCGTGCCGCTGGAGACCTACGTCTCCAAGTTCACGAACATGCGTTTCGAGCCGGCCGGTATGACGGACGACCCGGACGTGCGGATGGCGCAGTCGATCGTCGACTACATCTTCCGCCGCCTGGCACTGGACTTCCTGCCCTTCGAGACCCGCTCGGCGCTCGGCATCCACTCCGCCGAGGAGCGTCAGCGGCACCTGGAGACGGGTTCGTACGAGCCCGCCGACGACGAGGTGGACGTCGAGGGCCTGGCCCAGTCCGCCCCGCGTCAGCAGGAGAGCCTGAAGCCGGTCTCCGAGCCGAAGGCCGAGACCCCGGCGCCGAAGCAGGCGCACACCTCCGCGGAGCTCGTGGAGATGCAGCTCGGCATCAGCGCGGACGCGCCGCTGTGCTTCTCCTGCGGCACGAAGATGCAGCGCGCGGGCTCCTGCTACATCTGCGAGGGCTGCGGCTCGACGAGCGGCTGCAGCTGATACCGGGCGGCCGCGCCGGGTGTCACACCCGGCGCGGCCGCATCCGAGGCGTGGACTCCGGGGGAGGGGCGTCGGCGCGGAGCCGGTGTCCCTCCCCCGCGCACGGCCGTCGTGCGGAACGGAGAGTTCCGTCGGCTCGGCCGGCCGGGCCCGCCCGGGAGGAGCGAACCCGGCGGTCGCCCGGACGCGATCCCCGCGGCACGGGCCCGCACCGGGTGGCTCCGGTCAGGCCGGCGGCGTACCCATCAGAGTGGCGAACTCGGCCGGGTCCGCGCTGAAACCACGCAGGAACGGGCGCAGTTGCCACGCCCCGTCGTCGTCGCGGGTGAACTCCGCGATCGTCGCGGCCGAGGCGTCCGGGACGCCCGAGAAGTCGTCGCTCGCGAGCTCCACCGGGCCGTCGAGTATCCGGACTCCGGTGTTCGGGATGTCGGAGAAGGACTTCTCCGCGTTCCGCTGCTGGATGACGACGCCGACCACGACCCTCGCGTAGGCCGTCGCGAGCCGCTCGAGTTCGAGGGTCATGACCTCGTCCGCGCCGAAGCCCTGGCCGGTGCGGCTGTCCCTGTCGAGGGTGATCGTGCCGTCGGGTGAGCGGCTGGCGAAGTGCACGAGATAGGCGGGCGTGCCGTGCGGGGCGTCCGCCGTGTACGTGGCGGCCACGATGTCGAGGTCGTGGGCGGCGGCTCCGATGGGGCTGGGGTCCCACTTGAGCGTCACCTGGACCTTCCGGAGCCCTTTGCTGAGACTGCTCACCCGAATTCCCTTCCTCCTGGACGGCGGAGGCCCGCGCCGGACGGCGCCCTCGGCCGTCAACTCCCGGCACGACGTGCGAACTGTCATCGTGTCATGTGACCGGCGTGGTCCGGGGACGACCGCGAAGGGGCGGCTCGAACCGGCCGGGCGGTCGACCGGAGGTGCACCTTCACCCAGGAGAGTGACCAAGGCCACGTCCCTTGGCCGTACGATGGCGCGGTGCTGGTCAAGTGGATTCGCTGCACCGTCGTGGACCGACGGGGGTTCGAGCGCGGGCAGCGGAAGTGGGCGGGGCTGCTGGGGGAGCCGGGCTTCCGGGGGCAGGGCGGCGGCTGGAGCAGAGGCCGGCCGGATGTCGCCCACGTGTTCTCGTTCTGGGAGACCCGCGCGTTCTACGACTCCTTCATGGCGCGGTCGCACGACCGCCTCGCGTCCGCGCAGTCGGGCACGTACAGG
It contains:
- the lexA gene encoding transcriptional repressor LexA codes for the protein MTTTADSATITAQDRSQNRFEPVHAMNDAATTPEGAEPARPARSLPGRPPGIRADSSGLTDRQRRVIEVIRDSVQRRGYPPSMREIGQAVGLSSTSSVAHQLMALERKGFLRRDPHRPRAYEVRGSDQPTTQPTDTTGKPAASYVPLVGRIAAGGPILAEESVEDVFPLPRQLVGDGELFVLKVVGDSMIEAAICDGDWVTVRRQPVAENGDIVAAMLDGEATVKRFKREDGHVWLLPHNAAYQPIPGDEATILGKVVAVLRRV
- the nrdR gene encoding transcriptional regulator NrdR, with translation MHCPFCRHPDSRVVDSRTTDDGTSIRRRRQCPDCSRRFTTVETASLMVIKRSGVTEPFSRNKVISGVRKACQGRPVTEDALAQLGQRVEEAVRATGSAELTTHDVGLAILGPLQELDLVAYLRFASVYRAFDSLEDFEAAIAELREQRPPAEESGPGGTHEVPEPARAAD
- a CDS encoding vitamin B12-dependent ribonucleotide reductase, whose amino-acid sequence is MTETTSGPARGSRAKGSKAAAARQGLRVERVHTTPGVHPYDEVAWERRDVVMTNWRDGSVNFEQRGVEFPDFWSVNAVNIVTSKYFRGAVGTPQREVSLKQLIDRIVKTYRKAGEDHAYFASPADAEIFEHELAYALLHQIFSFNSPVWFNVGTPQPQQVSACFILSVDDSMESILDWYKEEGMIFKGGSGAGLNLSRIRSSKELLSSGGNASGPVSFMRGADASAGTIKSGGATRRAAKMVILDVDHPDVEDFIETKVKEEEKIRALRDAGFDMDLGGDDITSVQYQNANNSVRVNDEFMKAVEAGGKFGLRARMTGEVIEEVDAKSLFRKMAQAAWACADPGIQYDDTINHWHTCPESGRINGSNPCSEYMHLDNTSCNLASLNLMKFLKDDGKGHQSFDVDRFQKVVELVITAMDISICFADFPTQKIGENTRAFRQLGIGYANLGALLMATGHAYDSDGGRALAGAITSLMTGTSYRRSAELAAVVGPYEGYARNAEPHQRVMKQHADANGAAVRMDDLDTPVWAAATEAWQDVIRLGAKNGFRNAQASVIAPTGTIGLAMSCDTTGLEPDLALVKFKKLVGGGSMQIVNGTVPQALRRLGYQEEQIEAIVAHISEHGNVIDAPGLKTEHYEVFDCAMGERAISPMGHVRMMAAIQPWISGALSKTVNMPESATVEEVEEIYFEAWKMGVKALAIYRDNCKVGQPLSAKKKEEKKAEITEKAEETIRSAVEKVVEYRPVRKRLPKGRPGITTSFTVGGAEGYMTANSYPDDGLGEVFLKMSKQGSTLAGMMDAFSIAVSVGLQYGVPLETYVSKFTNMRFEPAGMTDDPDVRMAQSIVDYIFRRLALDFLPFETRSALGIHSAEERQRHLETGSYEPADDEVDVEGLAQSAPRQQESLKPVSEPKAETPAPKQAHTSAELVEMQLGISADAPLCFSCGTKMQRAGSCYICEGCGSTSGCS
- a CDS encoding TerD family protein translates to MSSLSKGLRKVQVTLKWDPSPIGAAAHDLDIVAATYTADAPHGTPAYLVHFASRSPDGTITLDRDSRTGQGFGADEVMTLELERLATAYARVVVGVVIQQRNAEKSFSDIPNTGVRILDGPVELASDDFSGVPDASAATIAEFTRDDDGAWQLRPFLRGFSADPAEFATLMGTPPA